TTCTGGTTACCATATTTTCCTGGTTGAATACTCCTTGTTATTGGATGTAGAATACATATCATGTATGCAACTGGAAGAAATTTCTTCATCACACAAGTTACACATTCACAAGCAATATTACTCTTTCTAGTTTCTTCTTCGTAGATATATTCCTTAATGAtctttatgttttgtttctGGTTATCTtcccttttaaaaaattatttataatttccaattttttcttttagttgatgattttgtttgaCTTATGTCTGTAATTACCATTTTcatgtgattttttatatttgtgcGGTAAGCTTTTGAAGTATTTTCAGAATATCGGTAAGCAAACATTTGATAGTCTGGCTTATCCTTCTATGTAGAATGCAGGGATGCGTCTTTATGGTGGTTCACAATATCATTCGGGCATGGCTGAATTTCGTTTTGTATTTGGAGGAATCAAGTGCCCTCCAATATCTCGGGAAGAAATTGTAAATGCTTGCGGAGTTGAAGACATTCATGATGGGACAAACTACTCTAGGTAATTATGTGTGTTCTATTTACTCATTCTCGTAGTATTACTCACTTtcgaatattaaaataatttttatttggacCAACCAGGACTGCTTGTGTAATTGCTGTTCCAAAGGCTCATGACACATTTGAACCCTTTCTTCATCAGTTGGGGTCTAGATTGTTGCATATACTTAAGAGATTGCTCCcaatttctttttatcttcTTCAGGTACGTACTCTCTCTTTATTCATTTGTgatatataaactatttttgaGTTTTCAGCTAATTGCTTAATATTTTGAGATAAATGGTTCTTGACTTGCATCGAGGGCCTTTATGAAAAAATGGTGTAGAGTTTGATTCTTCGCAGTTGCCAATCTATGCTTAATAATCAAGTTGAATTTATGTACAAGTTAGTAATGGCGCGTATGTTGTCCTTCATGCAATTATTTGTCTTTTTTCTAAACTTACTGtatttatttatgcattttGGTTTTGACAGAAAGATTGTGAGTATCTAAGTGGCCATCAGGTGTTCCTCAGATCTGTTGCCTCTGCCTTCGACAACTTTGCAGAATCTACTGAAAAATCATTCAATGAAAAGTTAACCATTGTTTGCCTTCAATTGCTTAGTTTCTTTCCACATGTCGAATGAAATCACGAGCCttgtttttttctctaaaaaataactgaatgaatgaaataacaacaaaaacatcatTAGCTTCATTTTAGTTTTGGGTGAATCATATTGACCTGCATGTCAAAAATATCGGTACTCTTGATTGTCTgcttactatttttatttttatttcatatcaTGTGTCTGACCTCCTATCATGTGTCTGATACCAACATttcatttgatatatatattttttcttactGCTATATGCCATTCGTGGCCATATGCATCATATTTCCAGTATATTGCAGATAGTTTGAAAAAGTTTCATTGAGAAATTTTATGAATTGCATTTTATTCTATTTGAAGCCTTGTTCACTTGACAATAAAATGCAGGCCAGAAGACTGAAAGATGTCATATCACAAATAGATACCAAACTTGAGGTATGTATTTAGTAGAAGCCTCTACTAGTATTCATCAGTTGAATGAAGTTTGTTTTATTCTGTCATTATATGGACACTATCATTAGTTTTATTGGTAGTAACTAagtgttcctatttttatttgcTTAATCCTAGGAAATAAAGGTATCTGCACAGTCAGACCTGCGGCACCCGGTTTCCCTTGTTGTCCATCAAATGCACCAGGCGAGCTCCACATAATTCATTTGACCATGTTTGTTGCATCTTATGGAGGATTAAAAGTAAAGTACATATTTTGGTGTGCAGGCTTTGGAAGCTGCCTTGATACATTACGATGTTGACGATAAGAATTTGGAAGCTGCCTTGGTACATTACGATGCTGACGATAAGAGAAGAAATGCTAAAGGGCCAAAGCCAAATGGTTATGTTTAGGAATTAGGAGAATGGTATGTCTATGTGTTCCAGCATCACACCATAACAATTTAGGAATTTATATTCAATCAATTTTTCCGTGACCTCAACAGTATGGCTATTTATCTCTATATTGTGAtgaaatgaattattttttttttttttttaagaagaaattaattatattagagTTAGTGAGCCATGCATTTACTAATAGTTAGTTCTGTAGAAATTACTTGTTTACACATCCTAAGTCCTAACTGCAAGATGTTCTAGAATTTATCTAACTTCACTTTTACCATGACTTGATTTTCAGGTTTTAGAACACAATTTCTAAGagtattgactttttttttgtaagcaaAGAGAGCATTGACTATAGTTCTCGTTGTTCTTATGTTCCAAAAGGCTATTGAGTCTTTGAGGTTGATGCTTATGTATCTTGTAGTAGTTATGCTAGTGTTTATTGGACAAACCAGTAGTgatcttcatatatatatatatatatatatatatatataaaggaaaaagaattgaGTAAATAAATACCCAATTTATtgttgggatttttttttaaaaacattttaaaatttgcGGCGGTTTGGAACCGCCGCTAttagttcaatatttttttaaaaaaaaattcagtaaaAACCGCCGCCAAACATACAGAACCGCCGCTAAATACCGTACCGACGGTTATTCCAGCGGTTGCTAAAACCGCCGCTGAAGGACCTAGCGACGCCGAAAACAGCGACGCTTGGAAAACCGCCGCAAAATCAAATAGGGGCAGTTCAAAACCGTCGCCGCTTGCCAAAGTTAG
This genomic interval from Trifolium pratense cultivar HEN17-A07 linkage group LG6, ARS_RC_1.1, whole genome shotgun sequence contains the following:
- the LOC123890505 gene encoding dynamin-like protein ARC5; amino-acid sequence: MRDFSTLDAKNAGMRLYGGSQYHSGMAEFRFVFGGIKCPPISREEIVNACGVEDIHDGTNYSRTACVIAVPKAHDTFEPFLHQLGSRLLHILKRLLPISFYLLQARRLKDVISQIDTKLEEIKVSAQSDLRHPVSLVVHQMHQALEAALIHYDVDDKNLEAALVHYDADDKRRNAKGPKPNGYV